One Kaistella polysaccharea DNA segment encodes these proteins:
- the tnpA gene encoding IS200/IS605 family transposase, whose amino-acid sequence MSTYTQIYYHIVFSTKHRKPTLNSEHEDELYKYIWGVIKNKKCTLYRINGMQDHLHIFTSLHPTVRLSDLVKDIKIASNLWMKQNDLFPEFEEWQEGYGAFTYCIRDKEMIINYIKNQKKHHHAEDFESEYRRLLLENEIEFDEKYFL is encoded by the coding sequence ATGTCAACCTACACCCAAATATATTATCACATCGTATTTTCTACAAAACATAGAAAACCAACCCTCAATTCTGAACACGAAGACGAATTGTACAAATATATCTGGGGAGTTATTAAAAACAAAAAATGTACGCTATACAGAATTAATGGAATGCAGGATCACCTACATATTTTTACCAGTTTGCATCCAACCGTTCGACTGAGCGATCTGGTAAAAGACATTAAAATTGCCAGTAACTTATGGATGAAACAAAATGATTTGTTTCCCGAATTTGAAGAATGGCAGGAAGGTTATGGTGCATTTACGTACTGCATAAGAGATAAAGAGATGATAATTAATTATATTAAAAATCAAAAAAAGCATCACCATGCTGAAGATTTTGAATCCGAATACCGGAGATTATTGCTTGAAAATGAAATTGAATTTGATGAAAAATATTTTTTATAA